The proteins below are encoded in one region of Gambusia affinis linkage group LG07, SWU_Gaff_1.0, whole genome shotgun sequence:
- the LOC122834669 gene encoding pyruvate dehydrogenase [acetyl-transferring]-phosphatase 1, mitochondrial-like isoform X2, giving the protein MLRRSGAKTRRCWLEIRQSRYLSFAPAPPELHRLHYPASTRSRLCQAGQETGQLSDQINRILKANEHSHIRPRGPASHGVLGFHSNTLPSNHPSEDRRSSATCLLGRGGVLFGVFDGHAGPSCAQAISQRLFYYFTVAMLPLRTLQELDRAVEEDRAVPPLLEWHKHPQDHSSPDGGAISFHSLRNYWQERLREDEKEDNEDDGRVTSALMDAFRRLDYDVSVEAQVHLSLSSPRRVSIPGEGFCLSSPLRVALSGSTACVVHVSNGVLHVANLGDSRAVLGVQEGDGRWSALSLTNDHTARNPEEVQRILREHPVSERKTVVRHDRLLGLLLPFRAFGNVRFKWSPEMLSRLYDTRPDVLSAVSESVRTLPPHYLTPPYLSAQPEVTRHLMKPVDKFLVLATDGLWELMHRQTVVQLVGDHVAGLQQQRPIVPSADTTLGSLQRLLLERRGRVQSVMEDQNVATHLLRHALGDDGYGSVDQNRLARMLSLPADLARSLITRCALTCWG; this is encoded by the exons ATGCTTCGAAGAAGCGGAGCCAAGACTAGAAGATGCTGGTTGGAGATCCGGCAATCTCGCTATCTGTCCTTCGCTCCAGCACCACCTGAACTCCATAGATTGCATTACCCAGCAAGCACCAGGAGCAGACTGTGCCAGGCGGGCCAGGAGACGGGCCAGCTGAGTGATCAGATCAACAGAATCTTAAAG GCCAACGAACACAGCCACATCAGGCCCAGAGGCCCTGCATCCCATGGAGTGCTGggtttccatagcaacacaCTTCCCTCTAACCACCCCAGTGAGGATCGACGGAGTAGCGCCACCTGCCTGCTGGGGCGGGGCGGGGTTCTGTTCGGTGTGTTTGACGGCCACGCAGGTCCGTCATGTGCTCAGGCCATCAGCCAGAGGCTCTTCTACTACTTCACTGTGGCCATGCTGCCACTGAGAACCCTGCAGGAACTGGACCGGGCTGTGGAGGAGGACCGGGCGGTACCACCGCTGTTGGAGTGGCACAAACACCCCCAGGATCACAGCAGCCCCGATGGCGGGGCCATCTCCTTCCACAGCCTCAGGAACTACTGGCAGGAGAGGCTGCGTGAGGATGAGAAAGAGGACAACGAG GATGATGGCAGAGTGACATCAGCGCTGATGGACGCGTTCAGACGTCTAGACTATGATGTGTCTGTGGAGGCTCAGGTCCACCTGTCCCTGTCCTCTCCCAG ACGGGTGTCCATACCTGGGGAAGGCTTTTGTCTGTCCTCTCCCCTCCGGGTGGCGCTGTCAGGCTCCACAGCTTGTGTTGTTCATGTTTCCAACGGCGTCCTGCATGTGGCCAACCTGGGGGACAGTCGGGCAGTCCTTGGAGTCCAAGAAGGGGATGGGCGCTGGTCGGCACTGAGCCTCACCAACGACCACACTGCCAGGAACCCTGAAGAGGTACAGAGGATTCTGCGGGAGCACCCAGTTTCGGAGAGGAAGACGGTGGTCCGTCATGACAGGCTGCTGGGCCTGCTGCTACCCTTCAGGGCTTTTGGAAACGTTCGGTTCAAATGGAGCCCGGAGATGCTCAGTCGACTTTATGACACACGACCAGATGTTCTGTCTGCCGTCAGCGAGTCGGTGCGGACTCTGCCGCCTCATTACCTGACCCCGCCCTACCTGAGCGCTCAACCTGAGGTCACGCGACACCTCATGAAGCCTGTAGACAAGTTTCTGGTCCTGGCAACGGATGGACTGTGGGAGCTCATGCACCGGCAGACAGTGGTCCAGCTGGTTGGAGACCATGTGGCAG GTCTTCAGCAGCAGAGGCCCATCGTCCCCAGCGCTGATACCACCCTGGGCAGCctgcagcgcctcctgctggagCGGAGGGGCCGAGTCCAGTCAGTCATGGAGGACCAGAACGTGGCCACCCATCTGCTGCGCCACGCCCTGGGTGACGACGGGTACGGATCTGTGGACCAGAACCGCTTGGCCCGAATGCTGAGTCTGCCAGCAGATCTTGCTCGGAG TCTGATCACCAGGTGTGCCCTCACCTGTTGGGGTTGA
- the LOC122834669 gene encoding pyruvate dehydrogenase [acetyl-transferring]-phosphatase 1, mitochondrial-like isoform X1 translates to MLRRSGAKTRRCWLEIRQSRYLSFAPAPPELHRLHYPASTRSRLCQAGQETGQLSDQINRILKANEHSHIRPRGPASHGVLGFHSNTLPSNHPSEDRRSSATCLLGRGGVLFGVFDGHAGPSCAQAISQRLFYYFTVAMLPLRTLQELDRAVEEDRAVPPLLEWHKHPQDHSSPDGGAISFHSLRNYWQERLREDEKEDNEDDGRVTSALMDAFRRLDYDVSVEAQVHLSLSSPRRVSIPGEGFCLSSPLRVALSGSTACVVHVSNGVLHVANLGDSRAVLGVQEGDGRWSALSLTNDHTARNPEEVQRILREHPVSERKTVVRHDRLLGLLLPFRAFGNVRFKWSPEMLSRLYDTRPDVLSAVSESVRTLPPHYLTPPYLSAQPEVTRHLMKPVDKFLVLATDGLWELMHRQTVVQLVGDHVAGLQQQRPIVPSADTTLGSLQRLLLERRGRVQSVMEDQNVATHLLRHALGDDGYGSVDQNRLARMLSLPADLARRYRDDITITVIHLNDL, encoded by the exons ATGCTTCGAAGAAGCGGAGCCAAGACTAGAAGATGCTGGTTGGAGATCCGGCAATCTCGCTATCTGTCCTTCGCTCCAGCACCACCTGAACTCCATAGATTGCATTACCCAGCAAGCACCAGGAGCAGACTGTGCCAGGCGGGCCAGGAGACGGGCCAGCTGAGTGATCAGATCAACAGAATCTTAAAG GCCAACGAACACAGCCACATCAGGCCCAGAGGCCCTGCATCCCATGGAGTGCTGggtttccatagcaacacaCTTCCCTCTAACCACCCCAGTGAGGATCGACGGAGTAGCGCCACCTGCCTGCTGGGGCGGGGCGGGGTTCTGTTCGGTGTGTTTGACGGCCACGCAGGTCCGTCATGTGCTCAGGCCATCAGCCAGAGGCTCTTCTACTACTTCACTGTGGCCATGCTGCCACTGAGAACCCTGCAGGAACTGGACCGGGCTGTGGAGGAGGACCGGGCGGTACCACCGCTGTTGGAGTGGCACAAACACCCCCAGGATCACAGCAGCCCCGATGGCGGGGCCATCTCCTTCCACAGCCTCAGGAACTACTGGCAGGAGAGGCTGCGTGAGGATGAGAAAGAGGACAACGAG GATGATGGCAGAGTGACATCAGCGCTGATGGACGCGTTCAGACGTCTAGACTATGATGTGTCTGTGGAGGCTCAGGTCCACCTGTCCCTGTCCTCTCCCAG ACGGGTGTCCATACCTGGGGAAGGCTTTTGTCTGTCCTCTCCCCTCCGGGTGGCGCTGTCAGGCTCCACAGCTTGTGTTGTTCATGTTTCCAACGGCGTCCTGCATGTGGCCAACCTGGGGGACAGTCGGGCAGTCCTTGGAGTCCAAGAAGGGGATGGGCGCTGGTCGGCACTGAGCCTCACCAACGACCACACTGCCAGGAACCCTGAAGAGGTACAGAGGATTCTGCGGGAGCACCCAGTTTCGGAGAGGAAGACGGTGGTCCGTCATGACAGGCTGCTGGGCCTGCTGCTACCCTTCAGGGCTTTTGGAAACGTTCGGTTCAAATGGAGCCCGGAGATGCTCAGTCGACTTTATGACACACGACCAGATGTTCTGTCTGCCGTCAGCGAGTCGGTGCGGACTCTGCCGCCTCATTACCTGACCCCGCCCTACCTGAGCGCTCAACCTGAGGTCACGCGACACCTCATGAAGCCTGTAGACAAGTTTCTGGTCCTGGCAACGGATGGACTGTGGGAGCTCATGCACCGGCAGACAGTGGTCCAGCTGGTTGGAGACCATGTGGCAG GTCTTCAGCAGCAGAGGCCCATCGTCCCCAGCGCTGATACCACCCTGGGCAGCctgcagcgcctcctgctggagCGGAGGGGCCGAGTCCAGTCAGTCATGGAGGACCAGAACGTGGCCACCCATCTGCTGCGCCACGCCCTGGGTGACGACGGGTACGGATCTGTGGACCAGAACCGCTTGGCCCGAATGCTGAGTCTGCCAGCAGATCTTGCTCGGAGGTACCGTGATGACATCACAATCACCGTGATCCACCTGAACGACCTCTGA
- the LOC122834670 gene encoding RNA-binding protein 39-like isoform X1: MMADDLDIEAMLEAPFRKEDGKNQSPEGQEERSKRKKRSRSRDRKRSRSRDKKRSRSRERKGSRSRDRRRSRSRERRPSRSRERGGRYKDHHKHRRRSRSKSPIRKEKSPARLPLDNLTPEERDARTVFCMQLAARIRPRDLEEFFSAVGKVRDVRMISDRNSRRSKGIAYIEFVEASSVPLAIGLTGQRLLGVPIIVQASQAEKNRAAAAAAANSLQKGTFGPMRLYVGSLHFNITEEMLRGIFEPFGRIENIQLMMDSETGRSKGFGFITFSDAECAKKALEQLNGFELAGRPMKVGHVTERTDAAASSFLDNDELDRSGVDLGTTGRLQLMARLAEGTGLQIPPAAQQALQMSGAIAIGALAAVSAAMNPPLTMNMSTPALNLPSQPLATHCFQLSNMFNPNSENVPGWELDIQHDVIEECNKHGGVVHIYVDKNSAEGNVYVKCPSIPSAMAAVNALHGRYFGGKMITAAYVPLPTYHNLFPESATATQLLVPPARR; encoded by the exons atgatgGCGGACGACCTGGACATCGAGGCGATGCTGGAGGCTCCATTCAGAAAG GAGGACGGTAAGAACCAGAGCCCTGAAGGACAGGAGGAGCGCAGCAAGAG GAAGAAGCGCAGCCGCAGCAGAGACAGGAAGCGAAGCCGCAGTCGGGACAAGAAGAGGAGCCGCAGCCGCGAGCGCAAAGGCAGCCGCAGCCGCGACCGACGCAGGAGCCGCAGCCGCGAGCGCAGACCCAGCCGCAGCCGAGAGCGGGGGGGCCGCTACAAAGACCACCACAAACA CCGCAGACGGTCGAGGAGCAAGAGTCCAATCAGGAAGGAGAAAAGCCCGGCCAG GCTGCCGTTGGACAACCTGACCCCAGAGGAGCGGGACGCCCGCACCGTGTTCTGCATGCAGCTGGCGGCCCGGATACGACCCCGCGACCTGGAGGAGTTCTTCTCTGCTGTGGGGAAG GTTCGGGATGTGAGGATGATCTCTGACAGGAACTCACGGAGGTCAAAGGGCATCGCCTACATTGAGTTTGTGGAGGCCAGTTCGGTTCCTCTGGCCATCGGCCTGACGGGTCAGAGGCTGCTGGGAGTTCCCATCATCGTCCAGGCCTCACAG gcagAGAAGAACCgagctgctgccgctgctgcagcCAACAGCCTTCAGAAGGGAACGTTTGGCCCGATGCGGCTCTACGTCGGCTCACTGCACTTCAACATCACAGAGGAGATGCTGAGAGGGATCTTTGAGCCGTTTGGACGG aTTGAAAACATCCAGCTGATGATGGACAGCGAGACGGGCCGATCTAAAGGCTTCGGCTTCATCACG TTTTCAGACGCGGAGTGCGCTAAGAAGGCGCTGGAGCAGCTGAACGGCTTCGAGCTGGCGGGCCGGCCCATGAAGGTGGGTCATGTGACCGAGCGGACTGACGCCGCCGCTTCCTCCTTCCTGGACAACGATGAGCTGGACCGGTCCGGCGTGGACCTGGGAACCACGGGGCGGCTGCAGCTGATGGCCCGGCTGGCTGAAG gtACCGGCCTGCAGATCCCTCCTGCCGCTCAGCAGGCGCTGCAGATGAGCGGCGCCATCGCCATCGGCGCGCTGGCGGCCGTGTCAG CTGCCATGAATCCACCTCTGACCATGAACATGAGCACTCCGGCGCTGAACCTGCCGTCTCAGCCACTCGCCACTCACTGCTTCCAGCTGTCCAACATGTTCAACCCCAACAG TGAGAACGTGCCGGGCTGGGAGCTGGACATCCAGCACGACGTCATCGAGGAGTGCAACAAACACGGAGGAGTCGTCCACATCTACGTCGACAAGAACTCAGCTGAG GGGAACGTTTATGTGAAGTGCCCATCCATCCCGTCTGCCATGGCCGCCGTTAACGCTCTGCACGGCAGGTACTTTGGAG GTAAAATGATCACAGCGGCGTACGTCCCCCTGCCCACCTACCACAACCTGTTCCCAGAGTCTGCCACTGCCACGCAGCTGCTGGTTCCCCCGGCCAGGCGGTGA
- the LOC122834670 gene encoding RNA-binding protein 39-like isoform X2, with product MMADDLDIEAMLEAPFRKEDGKNQSPEGQEERSKRKKRSRSRDRKRSRSRDKKRSRSRERKGSRSRDRRRSRSRERRPSRSRERGGRYKDHHKHRRRSRSKSPIRKEKSPARLPLDNLTPEERDARTVFCMQLAARIRPRDLEEFFSAVGKVRDVRMISDRNSRRSKGIAYIEFVEASSVPLAIGLTGQRLLGVPIIVQASQAEKNRAAAAAAANSLQKGTFGPMRLYVGSLHFNITEEMLRGIFEPFGRIENIQLMMDSETGRSKGFGFITFSDAECAKKALEQLNGFELAGRPMKVGHVTERTDAAASSFLDNDELDRSGVDLGTTGRLQLMARLAEGTGLQIPPAAQQALQMSGAIAIGALAAVSAAMNPPLTMNMSTPALNLPSQPLATHCFQLSNMFNPNRVCVVFQ from the exons atgatgGCGGACGACCTGGACATCGAGGCGATGCTGGAGGCTCCATTCAGAAAG GAGGACGGTAAGAACCAGAGCCCTGAAGGACAGGAGGAGCGCAGCAAGAG GAAGAAGCGCAGCCGCAGCAGAGACAGGAAGCGAAGCCGCAGTCGGGACAAGAAGAGGAGCCGCAGCCGCGAGCGCAAAGGCAGCCGCAGCCGCGACCGACGCAGGAGCCGCAGCCGCGAGCGCAGACCCAGCCGCAGCCGAGAGCGGGGGGGCCGCTACAAAGACCACCACAAACA CCGCAGACGGTCGAGGAGCAAGAGTCCAATCAGGAAGGAGAAAAGCCCGGCCAG GCTGCCGTTGGACAACCTGACCCCAGAGGAGCGGGACGCCCGCACCGTGTTCTGCATGCAGCTGGCGGCCCGGATACGACCCCGCGACCTGGAGGAGTTCTTCTCTGCTGTGGGGAAG GTTCGGGATGTGAGGATGATCTCTGACAGGAACTCACGGAGGTCAAAGGGCATCGCCTACATTGAGTTTGTGGAGGCCAGTTCGGTTCCTCTGGCCATCGGCCTGACGGGTCAGAGGCTGCTGGGAGTTCCCATCATCGTCCAGGCCTCACAG gcagAGAAGAACCgagctgctgccgctgctgcagcCAACAGCCTTCAGAAGGGAACGTTTGGCCCGATGCGGCTCTACGTCGGCTCACTGCACTTCAACATCACAGAGGAGATGCTGAGAGGGATCTTTGAGCCGTTTGGACGG aTTGAAAACATCCAGCTGATGATGGACAGCGAGACGGGCCGATCTAAAGGCTTCGGCTTCATCACG TTTTCAGACGCGGAGTGCGCTAAGAAGGCGCTGGAGCAGCTGAACGGCTTCGAGCTGGCGGGCCGGCCCATGAAGGTGGGTCATGTGACCGAGCGGACTGACGCCGCCGCTTCCTCCTTCCTGGACAACGATGAGCTGGACCGGTCCGGCGTGGACCTGGGAACCACGGGGCGGCTGCAGCTGATGGCCCGGCTGGCTGAAG gtACCGGCCTGCAGATCCCTCCTGCCGCTCAGCAGGCGCTGCAGATGAGCGGCGCCATCGCCATCGGCGCGCTGGCGGCCGTGTCAG CTGCCATGAATCCACCTCTGACCATGAACATGAGCACTCCGGCGCTGAACCTGCCGTCTCAGCCACTCGCCACTCACTGCTTCCAGCTGTCCAACATGTTCAACCCCAACAG agtgtgtgttgtgtttcaGTGA